Proteins found in one Panthera tigris isolate Pti1 chromosome B3, P.tigris_Pti1_mat1.1, whole genome shotgun sequence genomic segment:
- the CMTM5 gene encoding CKLF-like MARVEL transmembrane domain-containing protein 5 isoform X2: MLSARDRRDRPPEEGAAAVLQGFAVDKTFLSSLKGILLETELALTFIIFICFTASISAYMAAALLEFFITLAFLFLYATQYYQRFDRLNWPCLDFLRCVSAIIIFLVVSFAAVTSRDGAAIAAFVFGIILVSVFAYDAFKIYRTEMAPRTTQDDQQ, from the exons ATGCTCAGTGCTCGGGATCGCCGGGACCGGCCCCCCGAAGAGGGGGCAGCTGCAGTGCTCCAGGGCTTCGCCGTGGACAagaccttcctctcctccctcaaaGGCATCTTGCTGGAAACTGAGCTG GCCCTGACCTTCATCATCTTCATCTGCTTCACGGCCTCCATCTCCGCCTACATGGCTGCAGCACTGCTCGAGTTCTTCATCACACTCGCTTTCCTCTTCCTCTACGCCACCCAGTACTATCAGCGCTTTGATCGGCTGAACTGGCCGTGTCTG GACTTCCTCCGCTGTGTCAGTGCCATCATCATCTTCCTGGTGGTCTCCTTTGCGGCTGTGACCTCCCGGGATGGAGCTGCCATTGCTGCTTTT GTTTTTGGCATCATCCTGGTTTCCGTCTTTGCCTATGATGCCTTCAAGATCTACCGGACTGAGATGGCACCCAGGACCACCCAGG ATGACCAGCAGTGA
- the MYH6 gene encoding myosin-6 — protein MTDAQMADFGAAAQYLRKSEKERLEAQTRPFDIRTECFVPDDKEEFVKAKILSREGGKVIAETENGKTVTVKEDQVLQQNPPKFDKIEDMAMLTFLHEPAVLFNLKERYAAWMIYTYSGLFCVTVNPYKWLPVYNAEVVAAYRGKKRSEAPPHIFSISDNAYQYMLTDRENQSILITGESGAGKTVNTKRVIQYFASIAAIGDRGKKDNANANKGTLEDQIIQANPALEAFGNAKTVRNDNSSRFGKFIRIHFGATGKLASADIETYLLEKSRVIFQLKAERNYHIFYQILSNKKPELLDMLLVTNNPYDYAFVSQGEVSVASIDDSEELVATDSAFDVLGFTPEEKAGVYKLTGAIMHYGNMKFKQKQREEQAEPDGTEDADKSAYLMGLNSADLLKGLCHPRVKVGNEYVTKGQSVQQVYYSIGALAKAVYEKMFNWMVTRINATLETKQPRQYFIGVLDIAGFEIFDFNSFEQLCINFTNEKLQQFFNHHMFVLEQEEYKKEGIEWEFIDFGMDLQACIDLIEKPMGIMSILEEECMFPKATDMTFKAKLYDNHLGKSNNFQKPRNVKGKQEAHFSLIHYAGTVDYNILGWLEKNKDPLNETVVGLYQKSSLKLMATLFSSYASADVGDSSKGKGGKKKGSSFQTVSALHRENLNKLMTNLRTTHPHFVRCIIPNERKAPGVMDNPLVMHQLRCNGVLEGIRICRKGFPNRILYGDFRQRYRILNPTAIPEGQFIDSRKGAEKLLGSLDIDHNQYKFGHTKVFFKAGLLGLLEEMRDERLSRIITRIQAQARGQLMRIEFKKIVERRDALLVIQWNIRAFMGVKNWPWMKLYFKIKPLLKSAETEKEMATMKEEFGRIKEALEKSEARRKELEEKMVSLLQEKNDLQLQVQAEQDNLNDAEERCDQLIKNKIQLEAKVKEMTERLEDEEEMNAELTAKKRKLEDECSELKKDIDDLELTLAKVEKEKHATENKVKNLTEEMAGLDEIIAKLTKEKKALQEAHQQALDDLQAEEDKANTLTKSKVKLEQQVDDLEGSLEQEKKVRMDLERAKRKLEGDLKLTQESIMDLENDKQQLEEKLKKKEFDINQQNSKIEDEQALALQLQKKLKENQARIEELEEELEAERTARAKVEKLRSDLSRELEEISERLEEAGGATSVQIEMNKKREAEFQKMRRDLEEATLQHEATAAALRKKHADSVAELGEQIDNLQRVKQKLEKEKSEFKLELDDVTSNMEQIIKAKANLEKVSRTLEDQANEYRAKLEETQRSLNDLTTQRAKLQTENGELSRQLDEKEALISQLTRGKLSYTQQLEDLKRQLEEEGKAKNALAHALQSARHDCDLLREQYEEETEAKAELQRVLSKANSEVAQWRTKYETDAIQRTEELEEAKKKLAQRLQDAEEAVEAVNAKCSSLEKTKHRLQNEIEDLMVDVERSNAAAAALDKKQRNFDKILAEWKQKYEESQSELESSQKEARSLSTELFKLKNAYEESLEHLETFKRENKNLQEEISDLTEQLGEGGKNAHELEKVRKQLEVEKLELQSALEEAEASLEHEEGKILRAQLEFNQIKAEIERKLAEKDEEMEQAKRNHLRVVDSLQTSLDAETRSRNEALRVKKKMEGDLNEMEIQLSQANRTASEAQKHLKIAQAHLKDTQIQLDDAVRANDDLKENIAIVERRNNLLQAELEELRAVVEQTERSRKLAEQELIETSERVQLLHSQNTSLINQKKKMESDLSQLHTEVEEAVQECRNAEEKAKKAITDAAMMAEELKKEQDTSAHLERMKKNMEQTIKDLQHRLDEAEQIALKGGKKQLQKLEARVRELENELEAEQKRNAESVKGMRKSERRIKELTYQTEEDKKNLLRLQDLVDKLQLKVKAYKRQAEEAEEQANTNLSKFRKVQHELDEAEERADIAESQVNKLRAKSRDIGAKQKLHDEE, from the exons ATGACTGATGCCCAGATGGCTGATTTTGGGGCAGCAGCCCAGTACCTCCGCAAATCAGAGAAGGAGCGTCTGGAGGCCCAGACCCGGCCGTTCGATATCCGCACTGAGTGCTTTGTGCCCGACGACAAGGAGGAGTTTGTGAAGGCCAAGATCCTGTCCCGGGAAGGGGGCAAGGTCATTGCTGAGACAGAAAATGGCAAG ACGGTGACCGTGAAGGAGGACCAGGTGTTGCAGCAGAACCCACCCAAGTTTGACAAGATCGAGGACATGGCCATGCTGACCTTCCTGCACGAGCCCGCTGTGCTCTTCAATCTCAAGGAGCGCTATGCAGCCTGGATGATCTAC ACCTACTCTGGCCTCTTCTGTGTCACCGTCAATCCCTACAAGTGGCTGCCTGTGTACAATGCGGAGGTGGTGGCTGCCTACCGGGGCAAGAAGAGGAGTGAGGCGCCACCCCACATCTTCTCCATCTCTGACAATGCCTACCAGTACATGCTGACAG atAGGGAGAACCAGTCCATCCTCATCAC TGGAGAATCCGGTGCAGGGAAGACTGTGAACACAAAACGTGTCATCCAGTACTTTGCCAGCATTGCGGCCATAGGTGACCGTGGCAAGAAGGACAATGCCAATGCCAACAAG GGCACCCTGGAAGACCAAATCATCCAGGCCAACCCCGCCCTGGAGGCCTTTGGCAACGCCAAGACAGTTCGGAATGACAACTCCTCCCGCTTC GGGAAATTCATCAGGATCCACTTTGGAGCCACTGGAAAGTTGGCTTCTGCAGACATAGAGACCT ATCTCCTGGAGAAGTCTCGGGTTATCTTCCAGCTGAAGGCTGAGAGAAACTACCACATCTTCTACCAGATCCTGTCCAACAAGAAGCCAGAGTTGCTGG ATATGCTGCTGGTCACCAACAACCCCTACGACTACGCCTTCGTGTCTCAGGGAGAGGTGTCCGTGGCCTCCATCGATGACTCCGAGGAGCTCGTGGCCACGGAT AGTGCCTTTGATGTGTTGGGCTTCACTCCTGAGGAGAAAGCCGGTGTCTACAAGCTTACAGGTGCCATCATGCACTACGGGAACATGAAGTTCAAGCAGAAGCAGCGGGAGGAGCAGGCCGAGCCAGATGGCACTGAag ATGCCGACAAGTCTGCCTACCTCATGGGGCTGAACTCAGCTGACCTGCTCAAGGGGCTGTGCCACCCTCGGGTGAAAGTGGGCAATGAGTACGTCACCAAGGGGCAGAGCGTCCAGCAGGTGTACTATTCCATTGGGGCGCTGGCCAAGGCAGTGTACGAGAAGATGTTCAACTGGATGGTGACACGGATCAATGCCACCCTGGAGACCAAGCAGCCACGCCAATACTTCATAGGGGTCCTGGACATCGCCGGCTTCGAGATCTTCGAT TTCAACAGCTTTGAGCAGCTGTGCATCAACTTCACCAACGAGAAGCTGCAGCAGTTCTTCAACCACCACATGTTCGTGCTGGAGCAGGAGGAGTACAAGAAGGAAGGCATCGAGTGGGAGTTCATCGACTTTGGCATGGACCTGCAGGCCTGCATCGACCTCATCGAGAAG CCCATGGGCATCATGTCTATCCTGGAGGAGGAGTGCATGTTCCCCAAGGCCACTGACATGACCTTCAAGGCCAAGCTGTATGACAACCACCTGGGCAAGTCCAACAATTTCCAGAAGCCACGCAATGTCAAGGGGAAGCAGGAAGCTCACTTCTCCCTGATCCACTATGCTGGCACTGTGGACTACAACATCCTGGGCTGGCTGGAGAAGAACAAAGACCCACTCAACGAGACAGTGGTGGGCTTGTACCAGAAGTCCTCCCTCAAGCTCATGGCCACACTCTTCTCCTCATATGCTTCTGCTGATGTTG GGGACAGCAGCAAAggcaaaggagggaagaaaaaaggctcATCCTTTCAGACAGTGTCAGCCCTCCACCGG GAGAATCTGAATAAGCTTATGACCAACCTGAGGACCACCCACCCTCACTTTGTGCGCTGCATCATCCCCAATGAAAGGAAGGCTCCGG GGGTGATGGACAATCCCCTGGTCATGCACCAGCTGCGCTGTAACGGTGTGCTGGAGGGTATCCGCATCTGCAGGAAGGGCTTCCCCAACCGCATCCTCTATGGAGATTTCCGGCAGAG GTATCGCATCCTGAACCCAACGGCCATCCCTGAGGGCCAATTCATTgacagcaggaaaggggcagagaagctGCTGGGTTCCCTGGACATTGACCACAACCAGTACAAGTTCGGCCACACCAAG GTGTTCTTCAAGGCGGGGCTGCTGGGTCTGCTGGAGGAGATGCGGGACGAGAGGCTGAGCCGCATCATCACCCGCATCCAAGCACAAGCCCGGGGCCAGCTCATGCGCATTGAGTTCAAGAAGATCGTGGAACGCAG GGATGCCCTATTGGTAATCCAGTGGAACATTCGGGCCTTCATGGGGGTCAAGAACTGGCCCTGGATGAAGCTCTACTTCAAGATCAAGCCACTGCTGAAGAgcgcagagacagagaaggagatggCCACCATGAAGGAGGAGTTTGGGCGCATCAAAGAGGCACTGGAGAAGTCAGAGGCTCGCCGcaaggagctggaggagaagaTGGTGTCCCTGCTGCAGGAGAAGAATGACCTCCAGCTCCAAGTGCAGGCG GAACAAGATAACCTCAATGATGCAGAGGAGCGCTGTGACCAGCTGATCAAGAACAAGATCCAGCTGGAGGCCAAGGTGAAGGAGATGACAGAGAGgctggaggatgaggaggagatgAATGCAGAGCTCACTGCCAAGAAGCGCAAGCTGGAAGATGAGTGCTCTGAGCTCAAGAAGGACATTGATGACCTGGAGCTGACGCTGGCCAAGGTGGAGAAGGAGAAGCATGCAACAGAGAATAAG GTGAAGAACCTGACAGAGGAAATGGCTGGGCTAGATGAGATCATCGCCAAGCTGACCAAGGAAAAGAAGGCTCTGCAGGAGGCCCACCAGCAAGCCCTAGATGACCTTCAGGCTGAGGAGGACAAGGCCAACACACTGACTAAGTCTAAGGTCAAACTGGAGCAGCAGGTGGATGAT CTGGAGGGATCCCTGGAGCAGGAGAAGAAGGTTCGTATGGACCTGGAGCGAGCAAAGCGGAAGCTGGAGGGTGACCTGAAGCTGACCCAGGAAAGCATCATGGACCTGGAGAATGACAAGCAGCAGCTTGAAGAAAAACTCAAGAA gAAGGAGTTTGACATTAATCAGCAGAACAGTAAGATTGAGGATGAGCAGGCACTGGCCCTTCAGCTgcagaagaaactgaaggaaaaccAG GCTCGCAtcgaggagctggaggaggagctggaggccGAGCGCACCGCCAGGGCCAAGGTGGAGAAGCTGCGCTCAGACCTGTCCCGGGAGCTGGAGGAGATCAGCGAGCGGCTGGAAGAGGCCGGCGGGGCCACGTCCGTGCAGATCGAGATGAACAAGAAGCGCGAGGCCGAGTTCCAGAAGATGAGGCGGGACCTGGAGGAGGCCACGCTGCAGCACGAGGCCACGGCGGCGGCCCTGCGCAAGAAGCACGCCGACAGCGTGGCCGAGCTGGGCGAGCAGATCGACAACCTGCAGCGTGTGaagcagaagctggagaaggagaagagcgAGTTCAAGCTGGAGCTGGATGATGTCACCTCCAACATGGAGCAGATCATCAAGGCCAAG GCAAACCTGGAGAAGGTGTCCCGGACACTGGAGGACCAGGCCAATGAGTACCGTGCAAAGCTGGAAGAGACCCAACGCTCCCTCAATGACCTCACCACCCAGCGAGCTAAGCTGCAGACTGAAAATG GGGAGCTGTCTCGGCAGCTGGATGAGAAGGAGGCACTGATCTCCCAGCTGACCCGAGGCAAGCTCTCCTATACCCAGCAGCTGGAGGACCTCAAgaggcagctggaggaggagggcaag GCAAAGAACGCCCTGGCCCATGCACTGCAGTCAGCCCGACATGACTGTGACCTGCTGCGGGAGCAGTATGAGGAGGAGACGGAGGCCAAGGCTGAGTTGCAGCGCGTCCTGTCCAAGGCCAACTCGGAGGTGGCCCAGTGGAGGACCAAGTACGAGACAGATGCCATCCAGAGGACTGAAGAGCTCGAAGAGGCCAA GAAGAAGCTGGCCCAGCGGCTGCAGGATGCCGAGGAGGCCGTGGAGGCCGTCAACGCCAAGTGCTCATCCCTGGAGAAGACCAAGCACCGGCTGCAGAATGAGATCGAGGACCTGATGGTGGATGTGGAGCGCTCCAATGCAGCCGCCGCAGCCCTGGACAAGAAGCAGAGGAATTTCGACAAG ATCCTGGCCGAGTGGAAGCAGAAGTATGAGGAGTCGCAGTCAGAGCTGGAGTCCTCGCAGAAGGAGGCGcgctctctcagcacagagctcttcAAGCTCAAGAATGCCTACGAGGAGTCCCTGGAGCACCTGGAGACCTTCAAGCGGGAGAACAAGAACCTTCAGG AGGAGATCTCTGACCTGACTGAGCagctgggagaaggagggaagaatgcACATGAGCTGGAGAAGGTCCGCAAGCAGCTAGAAGTGGAGAAGTTGGAGCTGCAGTCGGCCCTGGAGGAGGCAGAA GCCTCCCTGGAGCATGAGGAGGGCAAGATCCTCCGGGCCCAGCTGGAGTTCAACCAGATCAAGGCAGAGATCGAGCGGAAGCTGGCAGAGAAGGACGAGGAGATGGAGCAGGCCAAGCGGAACCACCTGCGGGTGGTGGACTCGCTGCAGACCTCCCTGGATGCAGAGACACGCAGCCGCAACGAGGCCCTGCGGGTGAAGAAGAAGATGGAGGGCGACCTCAATGAGATGGAGATCCAGCTGAGCCAGGCCAACAGGACAGCCTCAGAGGCCCAGAAGCACCTGAAGATTGCCCAGGCCCATCTGAAG GACACCCAGATCCAGCTGGACGACGCAGTCCGTGCCAACGACGACCTGAAGGAGAACATCGCCATCGTGGAGCGGCGTAACAACCTGCTTCAGGCTGAGCTGGAGGAGCTGCGGGCCGTGGTGGAGCAGACGGAGCGGTCTCGGAAGCTGGCGGAGCAGGAGCTGATCGAGACCAGCGAGCGGGTGCAGCTGCTGCATTCCCAG AACACCAGCCtcatcaaccaaaagaaaaagatggagtcAGACCTGTCCCAGCTTCATACTGAAGTGGAGGAGGCCGTGCAGGAGTGCAGGAACGCCGAGGAGAAGGCCAAGAAGGCCATCACGGAT GCTGCCATGATGGCAGAGGAGCTGAAGAAGGAGCAGGACACCAGCGCCCACCTGGAGCGCATGAAGAAGAACATGGAGCAGACCATCAAGGACCTGCAGCACAGGCTGGATGAGGCCGAGCAGATCGCCCTCAAGGGCGGCAAGAAGCAGCTGCAGAAGCTGGAGGCCCGGGTGCGGGAGCTGGAGAATGAGCTGGAGGCCGAGCAGAAGCGCAACGCGGAGTCGGTCAAGGGCATGAGGAAGAGTGAGCGTCGCATCAAGGAGCTGACCTACCAG aCGGAGGAGGACAAGAAGAACCTGCTGCGGCTACAGGACCTGGTGGACAAGCTGCAACTGAAGGTCAAGGCCTACAAGCGCCAGGCAGAGGAGGCA gaggAGCAGGCCAATACCAACCTGTCCAAGTTCCGCAAGGTGCAGCACGAGCTGGATGAAGCAGAGGAGCGGGCGGACATCGCCGAGTCCCAGGTCAACAAGCTGCGGGCCAAGAGCCGCGACATCGGCGCCAAG cAAAAACTGCATGATGAGGAGTGA
- the CMTM5 gene encoding CKLF-like MARVEL transmembrane domain-containing protein 5 isoform X1: MLSARDRRDRPPEEGAAAVLQGFAVDKTFLSSLKGILLETELALTFIIFICFTASISAYMAAALLEFFITLAFLFLYATQYYQRFDRLNWPCLDFLRCVSAIIIFLVVSFAAVTSRDGAAIAAFVFGIILVSVFAYDAFKIYRTEMAPRTTQGLCGVPGGWVPRVLCLRRHKPSPCWQE, from the exons ATGCTCAGTGCTCGGGATCGCCGGGACCGGCCCCCCGAAGAGGGGGCAGCTGCAGTGCTCCAGGGCTTCGCCGTGGACAagaccttcctctcctccctcaaaGGCATCTTGCTGGAAACTGAGCTG GCCCTGACCTTCATCATCTTCATCTGCTTCACGGCCTCCATCTCCGCCTACATGGCTGCAGCACTGCTCGAGTTCTTCATCACACTCGCTTTCCTCTTCCTCTACGCCACCCAGTACTATCAGCGCTTTGATCGGCTGAACTGGCCGTGTCTG GACTTCCTCCGCTGTGTCAGTGCCATCATCATCTTCCTGGTGGTCTCCTTTGCGGCTGTGACCTCCCGGGATGGAGCTGCCATTGCTGCTTTT GTTTTTGGCATCATCCTGGTTTCCGTCTTTGCCTATGATGCCTTCAAGATCTACCGGACTGAGATGGCACCCAGGACCACCCAGG GCCTTTGCGGTGTGCCTGGTGGCTGGGTTCCCAGAGTCCTGTGTCTGAGAAGGCACAAGCCTTCCCCAT GTTGGCAAGAATGA
- the IL25 gene encoding interleukin-25, whose product MNQVIVFLVMAMGTHTLSIRIKKDCIHWSSCCPSKGQNPTHEWLTQNTVLMTPPESASLIHPLESCRASEDGPLNSRSISPWRYELDRDLNRLPQDLYHARCLCPHCVSLQTGSHMDPLGNSELLYHNQTVFYRRPCPGEQGTRDGYCLEQRLYRVSLACVCVRPRVMA is encoded by the exons ATGAACCAG GTGATCGTGTTCTTGGTAATGGCCATGGGAACCCACACCCTCAGTATTCGGATCAAGAAGGACTGCATCCACTGGTCCAGCTGCTGCCCCAGCAAAGGGCAGAACCCCACTCATGAATGGCTGACGCAGAACACTGTGCTCATGACCCCGCCAGAGAGCGCTAGCCTCATCCACCCCCTAGAATCCTGCAGGGCCAGTGAAGATGGACCCCTCAACAGCAGGTCTATCTCCCCCTGGAGATATGA GTTGGACAGGGACTTGAACCGGCTCCCTCAGGACCTGTACCACGCCCGTTGCCTGTGTCCACACTGTGTCAGCCTACAGACTGGCTCCCACATGGACCCCCTGGGCAACTCGGAGTTGCTCTACCACAACCAGACTGTCTTCTACCGGCGGCCATGCCCTGGGGAGCAGGGTACCCGTGATGGCTACTGCTTGGAACAAAGGCTCTACCGCGTCTCcttggcttgtgtgtgtgtgcggccCCGAGTGATGGCCTAG